In one Agathobacter rectalis ATCC 33656 genomic region, the following are encoded:
- a CDS encoding matrixin family metalloprotease, with the protein MDWKGSTSYQTQFNSAVSTWNNYKSGVIRKDAWNTINDVTISDYNEVSSTAGVTSSAGTIKFNTYQMDNFTSAQKRNVCTHELGHALGLAHNAKGDVMYAYVSSVTSLSANDKASYDASYKRY; encoded by the coding sequence ATGGATTGGAAAGGGAGTACATCTTACCAAACTCAATTTAATTCTGCCGTAAGCACATGGAATAATTATAAATCTGGTGTTATTCGCAAAGACGCTTGGAATACGATTAACGATGTTACCATTTCTGATTACAATGAGGTAAGCTCAACTGCTGGAGTTACTTCTTCGGCTGGTACAATTAAGTTCAATACATATCAGATGGATAATTTTACATCTGCTCAGAAACGGAATGTATGCACACATGAGTTGGGTCATGCCTTAGGATTAGCTCATAATGCGAAAGGCGATGTTATGTATGCGTATGTAAGCTCAGTAACAAGTCTTTCTGCCAACGACAAGGCTTCCTATGACGCAAGTTATAAAAGATATTAA
- a CDS encoding RNA polymerase sigma factor — protein sequence MDDREIIKLYNCRSEDALLETEKKYGKLVSFIIGKLIKNQLDVEECTNDTYLGVWFTIPPKTPDNLKAYILKIARNQALKKYEHIHAAKRDIDMCLPYEELSNYLAKVGGENWENNELKDIVEDFLESLQKPHRQVFVLRYWYFMSVKEIMKCCNMSKSKVETILFRTRKKLREQLAERKYL from the coding sequence ATGGACGATAGAGAAATAATTAAACTATATAATTGCCGATCTGAGGATGCATTGCTAGAAACAGAGAAGAAATATGGGAAACTTGTATCATTTATAATTGGCAAGCTGATAAAGAATCAGTTAGATGTTGAAGAATGTACAAATGATACATATTTAGGTGTCTGGTTTACGATTCCCCCAAAAACACCAGATAACTTGAAAGCTTATATTTTAAAAATTGCAAGGAATCAGGCGCTAAAAAAGTATGAACATATTCATGCGGCAAAAAGAGATATAGATATGTGTTTGCCATATGAGGAATTGAGTAATTATCTGGCGAAAGTGGGAGGAGAAAATTGGGAAAATAATGAATTGAAAGATATTGTTGAGGATTTTTTGGAATCGTTGCAAAAACCTCATCGACAAGTTTTTGTATTAAGATATTGGTACTTTATGTCGGTAAAAGAGATTATGAAATGTTGTAATATGAGCAAAAGCAAAGTCGAAACAATCTTATTTAGAACAAGAAAAAAGCTGAGAGAACAATTAGCGGAAAGGAAGTATTTATGA